The following nucleotide sequence is from Desulfomonilaceae bacterium.
TGGGTAGACAGAGAGGATTATGTGATTACCTTGGGTAACATTAGCGGTTATGAGACCGTGAGACGATTTCCCTTCCGAAGAATAATTGGTCCAGACGGCTCAATCCATATCCTGAAACCACTTGTATATGGAGAGCAATGACAAACGCACATGCATCTCGCTCAGAATCCGCCTCAGATTATGCCTAAACGGAGAATTTTACAAAACCCCGGCTTACCAGGATAATAATTCATGAGGTTCCCATTAGTTAGTATCGACAATTGGCGAAAAACTGTTCTTCTTTGGCTTCTCGTTATCACTTGCGCCGCTACAGTTTTTTGCGTAGGAAATTTCGACATATTTTCGAATCCCTACCTCATAAATGCTGATACACGGCAACAAATTTTCTGGATGGAACGTTGGCGTGATCCTCAGTTGTTTCAGAATGATTTCTTGGCCTTATATGCAGAGAGCTATGTTCCGGTTGGCTTGAAGGCGATTTACCGTATCGGTTGTATCTGGTTTGATCCCTTGCTCTTGTCCAAGATCCTGACGGCGATACTCTTCATAGTCACGGCTGGATTATGGTTTGCTTGGGGACGCGTGTTCGGTGATGACTTCACCGCTTTTCTGGTCGTAATCGTTTATTTTTTGTTCAGTGGATTTCAGGGTCAGATGGCAGGGGGATTATCGCGCGGTTTTGTGTTCCCTTTGTTAATAGCGTATCTTTTGTTTGTTTCGCAGGATAAAATCTTTCATGCAGGCTTGATCGTTTTAATTCAATCTCTTGTCAATCCGTATGTTTTTCTTTTATGTCTACTCACCCATGCTCTGCTCATGGTGACCATGTTCGGCCCCAGGCTGTTTCCAAAAACATTTCAATCGATACTGAAAACCATCAAGAGCCTTTTAATTCTTAACATTCCAGTAATCCTGGGTGTGCTTATCATGTCTGCGAACGTTATCTGGTATCAATCGAGCACTGGGCATCTAATAAGTTGGGTGGAGATGGTTGGTAAAAGCGAGTATGCGGAGTTCGGACGCTATGAATTGTATCCTGCTCCGGAATTTTTTCACGAATTGATACTGCCTTGGATATTTAACCTGTCATTTCCATACTGGGAACCCGTCACAGGCTGGATCATGGCGTGTATTACCGTAACTGTGTATATATGGGCTCTGCTAAATTACAAGCCGGTTGTGAAATGGCAAGGGTTGAAAGGGCTGTTATTCATTATCCCGGTTTCCTTAATACTCTATGCAATTGCGAGATTATTTCTGGTCAAGCTGTTTGTTCCAGGAAGATATATTTTCTTTACGCTGAACATCATCAATTGTATCAGCTTTGCAGTAGCGCTGCGGATTCTATTTGACAAGATAAGAATCAGCCGAGTTAAGGCGCTCGGACTTATTCTGACGTTGTTGGCCTTTGCTTGTATTAAGGGACGCCATGTCGACTTTTACGATTTCTCGGAACATCATAATCTTTACAAATTCCTGCAGACAACTCAGAAAAACGCTCTGACTGCGGGCCACCCGTATATTATGAGCAACGTCGTCACTTTCGCGAAACGTCCGGCTTTTGTGACTTATGCATTATCACATACATGGATTCAACCCCACTGGAGCGAAATTAAAAAAAGGACTTTTGATTTTTTTCAGGCATACTACTCCTCGAACCCTGAAGAGATTAGGATTTTCTGTAAATCTAACCATATCAAATACCTGGTCGTGCGATTAGAGGATTTTGACCCCGAAAGGTTGAAGACTTCGTCCCCATATTTTGAGCCTTTCAATGGATTCATTTGGTATTTAACCAATTCTGCAAACTATTTTGCGGCTCTTGACAAAACAATTTTCCCACCGATTTTTGATGAAAACGGTGTTAGAGTATTACAAATCGAATAGAGCTACGGTCTTGCAACCACGAGGCAACCCCTCTCTCTTATTTTGGCCGCCCAACACTAATTTGAATCCAGGAACGTGATAGATGGTTTCCCCTCTTGTGCCGGTATCTCAACGACTGTAGTCTTGTGGGCGGACACCTTCACTTGCTCTATTACACGTTGTCCACCTGCTGAACCTGGAATTGACGGTAGCGTAATATTGTAGAATCCGGGTTGCAAAATCAGTTGTTCTGAAAGTTTCACTTCGGTCGGAAATGATATATTGTCTGTTTTCTTGATAGTTACAAACTGCTCCACATGTTTTCTTAAAAAGTTTGAATAACGTTCCACTGTTTCGGAAATGGCCTGGGGATCAGTTATTTCAAGCAATGTCCCGCCTGTTTTTGAGACCGCTGATCGTAGATGGCCACCAATCGTTCCTTTTGGCCCAAAGGCGATTACATCGAGACGAGCCGCATCCCATCCAAATTTTTTGATGCTAAGTTTGCTCATGAAATCGGTCAGTTGGCATTGTGTCGATCCTTCAGTCAGCAACAAGACCCTAGGGAACTGGGGATCATCCTTTCTGAAATCAGTCTCGAGGCTGGAGGCCGCGGCAATGCATAAATTATTCTCTCTTGCTGAAGTTAGGTGTTCGAAATCTATGCCAGACAACAAGAATGGAGCGACAGTCCATCCAGACATCACTTTGGTGACGCGCAGATACAGATCTTTACCTTTCCGATAAAGTGGTCCTTCGTCGTAGAAGGAGCGAAGCATCAGCCTAGAATTTGCCGGCATCGACTCAGTTATCTGGTCAACTACGCTGATAGCCGCTGCGAGTTTGTTGGGCTTCCAAGGAGAGGCCTCGGCAGACATAGATTTAGAATTATCTAAAATCGCGCATATTCCCCAATCAACTTTAACTCCTTGATAATCTGCGATGTTTACCATAAGAGTTCCTAGCTGTGGAGTTTCGGACGGGGAATAGCTCTTGGGAGGTTGATGTGCGTTGCGATCCGCAAGCTTAGTTTTGGATGAACTCGCAGGATCTTGGCCCACGGATCCTTTCGTGACAAAATCGGTTATTATTGGAAGTGATTTCAACTCATTAATCATGTTTCTTATTGACAACTTATGCTGAGTAAAAAATGGGTGCGTCCCAACAATGATGCCCATGGCGATCATCGCGGCAGCCGGGGCTAATCGTTTTAGTATTCGTTTCCTCTCAACACTTGAACTGAAAAACTCACGATCAAATTTCGGCGCCATGCCTAGCAGGATATGGAAAAACCACGCGGAAGGGGCCAACATCAATATATCAGTCGTAGTGCAATAGAGAATGCCTGCTGAAAGAGGAACCACAAGAGAAATCGG
It contains:
- a CDS encoding O-antigen ligase family protein, giving the protein MIKSSILFRLAWFYFALVSVHLVFLRPYWQVMPGENAKVFSGVLCLIAFTSATLVAERGKFRATWFEILISFILSVLAFISAYLSVTPVSSMARSFVLVACCVGGFWCSRILLNTVSRQKAFAWVCSAAIAVFLVVCLLGYSLSGNITFFFGENHHAMLSRMYLLAFGPVALITFAKVVPCIAGALLLILVYIVSHLGASSSGIEMAALMPIAMAFVATLALTMRTRSRVALLGFLFVAAAIASNYVSNIPDKYHWSQERQYYRLESYPFALHVAAQRPWFGIGLRAPRENFLNDYTVRQPQYSKDAFTQEIQYLETQENMFLTMLVGLGVPFFVLYILCLTIILFRLGAECIRGPSGESQVSPISLVVPLSAGILYCTTTDILMLAPSAWFFHILLGMAPKFDREFFSSSVERKRILKRLAPAAAMIAMGIIVGTHPFFTQHKLSIRNMINELKSLPIITDFVTKGSVGQDPASSSKTKLADRNAHQPPKSYSPSETPQLGTLMVNIADYQGVKVDWGICAILDNSKSMSAEASPWKPNKLAAAISVVDQITESMPANSRLMLRSFYDEGPLYRKGKDLYLRVTKVMSGWTVAPFLLSGIDFEHLTSARENNLCIAAASSLETDFRKDDPQFPRVLLLTEGSTQCQLTDFMSKLSIKKFGWDAARLDVIAFGPKGTIGGHLRSAVSKTGGTLLEITDPQAISETVERYSNFLRKHVEQFVTIKKTDNISFPTEVKLSEQLILQPGFYNITLPSIPGSAGGQRVIEQVKVSAHKTTVVEIPAQEGKPSITFLDSN